In Ignavibacteriales bacterium, the following are encoded in one genomic region:
- the asnB gene encoding asparagine synthase (glutamine-hydrolyzing) — MCGIAGYIEFSKDSICNGKPYTLLNNMIDVINHRGPDDFGMSFHGYDISEDISEPARVSLYPEDRLAFAFGHRRLSIIDLSENGRQPMTNKDKSIEINFNGEVYNYIELREELSAERQFLTETDTEVIIASYEKWGPDMLGKLDGMFAFTLYDKNAKKILCARDPVGIKPFYYNYSKKGFVFGSEPKAVLAGLGIKGSIDPVRTSEFLIMGVTDFDEGTFYSEVSQLPGGCYLEVDISGKMKGPVKYWIPPHNNFEGNHDYVKEMKENIFTSVKRQLRADVCVGTSLSGGIDSGAIVSTAGEILKGGSGNYNTLTFSYPGFEDDESRYAFSIAEHSGMRWNPVIPAEESLSTDLKRMIMAMGEPFSTLSMFAQYKVMEKASFMSIKVMLDGQGGDEVYLGYPRVAQRVILEYIKKLKLSSFFHEWIGLKKHASISLSRSLFGNIFFRSPSVAVNRNINRLKSFVSEELLRQYRESVAKDVYSKGDIFTTQNAELTKYCLPRLLRYTDRNSMAFSVESRVPHLSKIMLDYALRLPLDWRVRNGWTKFSVRKAMIGKLPDEILWSNQKKGFPVPQKVWVEKLRNNIEETLRSRTGLDRLININNVISEIDKGRGELAYLWRAISVGMWISLMDVNA; from the coding sequence ATGTGTGGTATTGCGGGATATATTGAATTTTCAAAAGACAGTATTTGCAATGGAAAACCGTACACCCTTCTGAATAACATGATCGATGTGATTAACCACAGGGGACCGGATGACTTTGGAATGTCATTTCATGGTTACGATATTAGTGAAGATATTTCAGAGCCTGCAAGAGTGTCGTTATATCCTGAAGACAGGCTCGCATTTGCATTTGGTCACAGGCGGTTGAGTATAATAGATCTTTCGGAAAATGGTAGGCAGCCCATGACAAATAAGGATAAGAGCATCGAGATTAATTTTAATGGGGAGGTATATAATTACATTGAGTTGAGGGAGGAATTATCGGCAGAACGGCAGTTCCTTACTGAGACAGATACGGAGGTTATCATAGCTTCCTATGAAAAATGGGGACCGGATATGCTTGGTAAACTTGACGGTATGTTTGCTTTTACCTTATATGATAAAAACGCAAAGAAAATATTATGTGCAAGAGATCCTGTTGGTATAAAACCTTTTTATTATAATTATTCGAAAAAGGGATTTGTATTCGGTTCCGAACCGAAAGCTGTTTTGGCCGGACTTGGAATAAAAGGTAGTATCGATCCGGTGAGAACCTCTGAGTTTCTAATAATGGGAGTTACAGATTTTGATGAGGGTACTTTTTATTCGGAAGTCAGTCAGCTCCCGGGTGGTTGTTATCTGGAGGTGGATATATCCGGTAAAATGAAGGGTCCTGTAAAATATTGGATACCTCCTCATAATAATTTTGAAGGGAATCATGATTATGTCAAGGAAATGAAGGAAAATATATTCACATCAGTAAAAAGACAGTTGAGAGCGGATGTATGTGTTGGTACAAGTTTGTCTGGGGGAATAGATTCTGGAGCGATTGTATCAACTGCCGGAGAGATCTTAAAAGGCGGTTCAGGAAATTATAATACTTTAACTTTTTCTTATCCCGGATTTGAGGATGATGAATCAAGATATGCTTTTTCTATTGCCGAGCATTCGGGTATGAGGTGGAATCCGGTTATCCCCGCTGAAGAAAGTCTTTCAACCGACCTTAAGAGAATGATTATGGCTATGGGTGAGCCATTCTCAACCCTGTCTATGTTTGCACAATATAAGGTAATGGAGAAGGCATCATTTATGAGTATAAAGGTTATGCTGGATGGACAGGGGGGAGATGAGGTATATCTTGGCTATCCCAGGGTTGCGCAAAGAGTAATATTAGAGTACATAAAAAAATTAAAACTCTCGTCGTTCTTTCATGAGTGGATAGGATTGAAGAAACACGCTTCCATATCATTAAGCAGATCGTTATTCGGCAATATTTTTTTCAGAAGTCCTTCTGTTGCTGTCAACCGGAATATTAACCGGCTTAAATCGTTTGTAAGCGAAGAGCTTTTAAGGCAATACAGGGAATCAGTAGCAAAAGATGTTTACTCGAAGGGTGATATTTTTACGACCCAGAATGCTGAGCTGACTAAATATTGCCTTCCAAGGCTATTACGCTATACAGATAGAAATTCAATGGCTTTTAGTGTAGAATCTAGAGTTCCTCATCTTTCAAAGATCATGCTTGATTATGCTCTTCGGCTTCCATTAGATTGGAGAGTAAGAAACGGTTGGACAAAATTTTCGGTTAGGAAGGCGATGATTGGGAAATTACCTGATGAGATCCTTTGGTCTAATCAAAAAAAAGGATTTCCTGTCCCGCAAAAAGTCTGGGTGGAAAAACTGCGAAACAATATTGAGGAAACACTAAGAAGTAGAACGGGGTTGGATAGGTTAATTAACATAAACAACGTAATTTCTGAAATTGATAAGGGCAGAGGTGAGCTGGCTTATCTTTGGAGAGCGATTTCTGTCGGAATGTGGATCTCTTTGATGGATGTAAATGCTTAA
- a CDS encoding acyl carrier protein, whose amino-acid sequence MREQILEIIENSVRSLDGDIVSAIDFSLGENTPLYGKDGNLDSIALVNLIISVETTVEDEMGKVITLADERAMSQESSPFATIGSFTDYIIQLINESEAK is encoded by the coding sequence ATGAGAGAACAAATTTTAGAAATTATTGAAAATTCAGTAAGAAGCCTTGATGGGGATATCGTTTCTGCAATAGATTTTTCCCTTGGTGAAAATACTCCTTTATACGGAAAAGACGGAAACCTTGACTCTATTGCACTTGTAAACTTGATTATAAGCGTAGAAACAACTGTCGAAGATGAGATGGGTAAAGTCATTACCCTTGCTGACGAAAGGGCGATGTCTCAAGAATCCAGCCCTTTTGCGACCATAGGGTCATTTACTGATTATATAATACAGCTAATAAATGAATCAGAAGCAAAATGA
- a CDS encoding SDR family oxidoreductase, protein MNFVITGTSRGIGKYLAEYYSNDESNIIFGCSRGDCDIDKPNYIHYKIDITEPKFIHEMFNEIRKGYGSLDVLINNAGVNVSNAFAYLVPIEKIKENYEVNFLAPVLFSREALKLMLNKKAGRIINFGSMMMKHSPPGTSFYTASKDALYSFTKVFAKEIFSNGITCNMIAPAVVETDLAMNANKDILDELLYRNAIKHPGKLTDISNTIDWLISPGAESITGQIIYLGGV, encoded by the coding sequence ATGAATTTTGTTATTACAGGTACAAGCAGGGGAATTGGAAAGTATTTGGCGGAATATTATTCCAATGATGAAAGTAATATCATATTTGGGTGTAGCAGGGGTGATTGCGATATCGATAAACCGAATTATATTCATTATAAAATAGATATAACCGAGCCAAAATTCATTCACGAGATGTTTAACGAGATCAGAAAAGGGTACGGATCATTGGATGTATTGATTAATAATGCGGGTGTAAATGTATCCAATGCATTTGCATACTTGGTGCCGATCGAAAAAATAAAAGAAAATTATGAAGTCAATTTCCTTGCACCGGTTTTATTTTCACGTGAAGCTTTGAAATTAATGCTCAATAAGAAAGCTGGTAGGATAATTAATTTTGGCTCTATGATGATGAAACATTCACCTCCAGGCACTTCGTTTTACACAGCTTCAAAAGATGCGCTGTATTCATTTACAAAGGTATTTGCAAAAGAGATTTTTTCCAATGGCATTACATGTAATATGATTGCACCAGCTGTAGTAGAAACCGACCTCGCCATGAATGCAAATAAAGATATTTTAGATGAACTTCTCTACAGAAATGCTATTAAACATCCGGGTAAATTAACCGACATAAGCAATACCATTGATTGGCTTATCTCGCCGGGAGCCGAATCTATTACAGGACAGATAATATATCTGGGAGGAGTATGA
- a CDS encoding MBL fold metallo-hydrolase, whose protein sequence is MNKVDVHKLTIGRWFVNCYLISKDNKVLIFDPGDEAEKITEFIDSNSLIPLAIINTHAHYDHVGAIHALKEKYNIPFYLHSKDKRLLNHASIYRSFVGESVKFKIPAIDVFLDEVEELVIDDFKIKVFHTPGHTEGSVCFLIDDFIITGDTLMKGQIGRTDLPSADKEKYKKSLVKLLELPDILEVYAGHGENTTIGNERENNPAVKDIYESHN, encoded by the coding sequence ATGAATAAGGTTGATGTTCATAAATTAACTATCGGAAGGTGGTTTGTAAATTGCTATTTGATCTCTAAGGATAATAAAGTGCTGATCTTTGATCCCGGTGATGAAGCCGAGAAAATTACTGAATTTATTGATTCAAACTCTCTAATACCTCTTGCAATAATCAATACGCATGCCCATTATGATCACGTTGGCGCGATTCATGCGTTAAAAGAAAAGTATAACATTCCATTCTACCTTCACAGCAAAGACAAGAGACTATTAAACCATGCCTCAATTTATAGATCATTTGTGGGGGAAAGTGTGAAATTCAAAATTCCTGCTATAGATGTTTTTCTTGATGAAGTGGAAGAATTGGTAATCGATGATTTTAAGATCAAGGTTTTTCACACACCGGGTCATACGGAAGGAAGCGTTTGTTTCTTAATTGATGACTTTATAATAACCGGTGACACTTTGATGAAAGGGCAGATCGGGAGGACGGATCTACCCAGTGCTGACAAGGAAAAATATAAGAAGTCATTAGTAAAGCTACTAGAACTCCCCGATATTTTGGAAGTTTATGCGGGGCATGGTGAAAATACAACTATCGGAAACGAAAGAGAAAACAACCCCGCAGTAAAAGATATTTATGAATCTCACAATTGA